In the genome of Astatotilapia calliptera chromosome 18, fAstCal1.2, whole genome shotgun sequence, the window GTTTGCATTTAATAGTTCTTTAGTAAACACCTTGCTGGTggaaaaatacaactttatgTCTGCCAAAGTAtgttatcttttttattttctgttgattcAGCTAAGGAAATAGGGACAGTTTTTTGCAAAATGCTGCTAGTAACAAACTGCATATAGACACAGTACATATGTACCACTGGAATTCAGTCTTGTTATATTAATTTGCTAAATCAGATAATTATTACAAGGTGTATGTGAAATctgtttaactttttcttttgtgggTTCTTCTCTGAAGACACAAGAGAAATTACTATGCAAACAAGAAACCCACTTATATTTATAGAAAGAAATCCcctgtattttaaaaagaaatacctGTGTCCGCTacagtaatattaaaataacatttgtgAATGTGTCACAGTTTACAGGAGTGCTGTATGTGTAAACTCCCCATAAAACCCTGAGAAACATAGCAGATGTTATGAATAACCTTAAATGTCATAAAGAACAAACGAATTTTACACTTTTTCCAACTGAACCAGGCTATAAAACATCGATTTATAACACCACCCCTCCACTGTTGACATATAAAGACGGGCAAGCAATGACAACTCTAACCCAGAACATAGGTTCGATTTAACAAGTGTACCGGTAATAGCAACTGTCTTTCCGTGGAATCACTGATTTATGCCAGTGATAGCGGCCGTGTGTGCTTCTTCGTTGCTATGCAGAGAGCAATCACCTCTTTATCTCGTAGGGCGCATATCTCAAGAGATCCATTATGAAATACTTTGCTGAATCCACGGCAATAAAAACCCTGCAGTTCGTACATAAAAGAGCAATTCTTTCCCTTTAACATTTACCAAAATGCAGTCAATCAGCGATCTTTGCAGTGACTTAGATTCCCACACATATCCCAAATTGGCAGATTTACATCCGCTGTTAAAAAGCACACGATGATCACCAATGATAATGCATAGATAATGCATTTACTCAGGAAACACCTGAGGAAGGCTGTGCGATATAAGACCCGATCGGGACGTGTCCTGAGAAACATCAACATGAGATCCCTACCGTTGGTCATCGTGCTGCTGTGCATGTTGAGTGCGGCGCAGGTTCAGACACAGGAGAGCGCCAACACACTGAAGCTGTGCGGTCGAGCTTTTCTAAGGGCAGTGGTGTTCAACTGCGGAGGATCCAGGTGGAGAAGATTTATGGGAGAAGAGGATACTTTCCCAGAAGGTCAGTATGGACTCACCtctattttcctttttaaatttatcTAACCTAAATTAGAGACTTCTagtaaacaaatatttttaccTCTTTGGCAGTCAACAGAGAGGCAAACCTCCTAAAGTGGATAGATGTGTCAGTAATGGAACGTCAATTGCGGGACCAAAACGCGGCCTTGATGAGAACGTGCTGCCAACAGGGTTGTCAAAAAAGCGACCTGTCCATGCTCTGCTAGAGCAGAGGAACATCTCAAGGAAGTTCTCAGTCTGTCACAGTTACTCCTAATTTGGCATAATCTCTGTTGTACAGAACACTGTAAGGATGACATCATTTCTGagtgcaaaaatgtaaaaaaataaataaaatgtaaaaaaaaaaaaaagcacactgtGAGGTTTGGTtaagatttgttttaaatttctttacAACTACTCAAAAACAGAgcacagaaagagagaattCACTCAAAGTAAACAGCATAAACACTCGCCACGCCAAACAGAGAACTGTTCTTGAAGAAGTGCGAGGCGAAAGTGTCATTAGACGTGTCCCAGAGACAGCGGCTGCTGATCTGCATGCATTGCCCGGTGAGCTGGCCGATGTGGACCAGGATGACAATTTTGTATCTGGGGATCATTAGTTCCTTCACGCGGGCTCTTATTACCTGGAAGAAGAGTCAGTCTGAATAATGGAGAAATTTAAACATGTTTAGAAAGAGTTGCATCTATTCTTCATTTACCTCGCACAatgttttggtcattttttgAGACCACTCTACTTCATATTTCTCCTCTTGGAGGTAACTGGTAAGGACGTCTTTAAGTATGTCTGTGGCCGCGTTGGCAGGGAAGCGTTTGTAAGGTCCTGTGGTGCGAAAAAAGCCAGAAAACATTTATTACTAACAAAAATCCCATTTTATATTTGTCTAGTAGTTTTGATGGTGGGGTAAAAACATGATGGATGCATGTGAACAGAagaaaaattcatatttttgtcCATCTCAATTTATATCCTACACAAAACAGTAGGCCACTCTTTACCACCGTGAGGCTGAATTTTTACTTTTCTGCTTAAAATGATCAAACAAAATATATTCAGTTTATTTGTCAGTTCTGTGATGCCTAGAACCTATAACTCAGCCCCAGTTTTGTAGGCAATTAAAAAGGCTAACTCACCCATCTGGTAGGTGTTCTCCATTGTTGGAGCAAGGCGAGCATTGTCATCATGGTGGCCCAGTTCATCAATGTATGACACAGTGCTTATAGAGCTGAAAGACATAATCATGCTGAAGAGAATACCAGGACAGATGCCATGTGGACTGACCAGCAGTTTCACAACCAAACATGCTGCACTGGGAATGCTGTTTTGAAAATCATTCATAACCTACCAGGAAGCTAAAAAGCTAAAAGATGGACACTGGCCCATATTATCTTAATAGTCTACTCACTCCTTAGTCCTGCCAGTTGTGTCTTTGCCTCTCCCGTTAGAAGGCACCTTGACTACCCTCTTCTCTttcctttgctgtttttctttatcgGACATCCCCACTTCTCCTTATTTTTGGGTTCTGAATGACCTGAATGTCGCACGTAGACCCTAACAAAGTACAAAACAATACGCTCATAAATGTGTCATTTGCGTTCAGAGTCACTAGACCGAGTTTGAAAAGTAGAGTTTTTAATTACAAAATCGGTTACAGATGATAAAATTAGAATACTGAGCCAAATTACCAGTTTACCAGCCTTGAACTAAGCCGAACCAGTCGTCTGGTATGGCTTGGTGTTGTTATGGAAACGGTCCATTAAGCTGTGGGAGGGGTTTCCGGTGAAGTGCTTGTTAAAGTCTCGCGAGGTGAACGACCGAGACAAGCTTGGAAACGAGAGGCTGagttaattacattttacagtagATATAATTTTAAGGCTCACCTTACCTTACGTTAAAGGCAAAGTTGTGTACCCTTTTCATCTCCCATCTTCTTCCCTTTTTAACGTTGTGTTGTGGTAAACTATTTCCTGTAAAGCACTTTAGGCTCATGTCAGTAAAAAGTACCATTTCTGAATATTTCTTGCTTGATACCCCACATTTTATTAAAGGAGGccaataattataataacagtTACAGAGGTGGCAACAATATACCTTTTTCACAAACGTTATACTGACATGAAAAAGATAAACACAGGAGCTACAAATAATCTAATAATATcatataacacaataaaaaaatatataatattcaTGCTCTGGCCAGTTTATGCACAGATCCTTAATTTATGTGATTAGCAACACCTGTGTTTTACGGCAAATAGCTGCTGTGGAAAAATTATATCCTTGAATGCATCCTTAAAAGAAACATATGTGGGGGAAAACACTCTTCTAAGATAGGATAAGAgtgtattaaatacatttttaaaaagaatatggAATAgatgaaagaaatattaaaagataattaaatcaaattaagATAACTATTAAATTAAAAGATaatgatttgtaaataactggATATGAGTAAATTAAGCTTTTTATCTATATCTATGTATATTCTTATaatacagtttatttttaactaaCTAGGCAGCTCATTCTCTTTTTCATCCTTCATCCTGCTTCATAAACTGTCGTCATGTGCAGGAATAAGACCATGACGGGGTAAAAAAATTCCCATAATCCCACTAAGGACTGTTTTTGTAGTTGCTTGGgagtgtttatttatataacatgaTGACTGATGATGATGGTTTTCAGCCTATTTGACCTCACTATTAAGTTATGACAGACAATAATTTACAGTGTCGCTGAAGCGCCAGGTTGTACATTTAATGTTACGGGTTATGTGCCTGTaggtgttatatttttacatcttTGAACAAATGAGAAGGAGATAAATGACTCTTATTTCCTCTTCTTTATTACCAAGTAAAACAGGTATTACATtataatgactttttttttcatatattttctcTCAAAATCTTTGGATGGGAAATTTACATGAAATGTTTGCATATTCTGATCCTAATGCAGTGAAAGAATACATACAGCCAAAAAAGTTgtagaaaaaataaacttacaGAAAACCTCTGGTTTTGGAATATTAGTGTACACTCAAAAATAAGGCAAAGAAAAATATAAGCATAttcaacagaagaaaaacaaaagtcgtTCTTACTCAACCAAAAAAaagccatgtttctttttctaagGAACTGAATTTCGCCCGAGTCCAAAGTGTGAGTCAACACATGGAAACGCTCTGTAAaaaagtgaaacacacacatgtgacATGAAGCAACAATTTGTTTCATGAAGAAAATTGAAGGTGTGCTTTTGTGTGCAAGTCAAACACAGGAGGATGTCAAACACCTATATCGGATGCATGGGATGGGTACGTCATTGAACGCATGCCAGATTTGATTGACAATGAGTTTCTGAAGGTGCATCACCAGCAAAATAGAGAATGGAGGCGCAAGTGAAGGCAAAGGAGTCTCTTCTCAAAGCACACTgatacaacaacacacacatcaTGACCTCACTGAAATGGATAAAGTGGTATTGCATTGATAAGACCGGCGATGGACAGGTGCAGATTTCATGCGCCACTGTTTGGAGTTATTCATCaacaccttttctttcttttttttctctttgtttttttgttacaaGAAACCTACGTTAGATGAAGAGAGTGTTGTGTGTCGTTACGCAGAACCAAATGCATTATGAGCGCTGACATCAAGAAACCAAGAGACGATCACAGACACGTCCATATGCTCAGAGAAATATTTGAAACATAGCTTTTTATGTACACTTTTTACACTTAAGTCTTTTAAATATTGCTATTAGaaaatgataaaacatttattcgACATGGTGGGAAAAGGGAGAAAATAAAGCAGGGAAATAAATAGTGCTGTCTTTTTGATAGACACTTCTTTTCATTGCTCTGTGATGTCCTCCATCAAAGATTATTGTCAGAGTTTATAAGCAGCATCAAAGGCAACTCCTACAATCCATAGCCCTGGTCCCTTTAGATTTCTCTGGAAACTTAAAGGTCCTTTTCCTCAGTGTATGGCACTCTTGCATCTCTAGACTTCCTAATATAATTTCTGGATAAATTACCCAAGCTGTCCCAGTGAAAGTAGCAGCTTCACACATAAGCGTCAGCTCAGTATAATGCAATTCTACCCACAAAACACCACCACAAACTCCACCTGTGTCCTGTAATGTGAGACCTTTGATGTATCTCAACATTGCACTTGCCCTTTAGTGGTAATTCGATGCGTTTGTTGTGCACCAGGTCACACTGCTCTAACTCTCTGCCAACACGACTCGTTAATGGTAAAAATGCTTCCAGTAGTAGTGTTtaaaggctgtgtgtgtgaaagtaTGGCGTTATGTATGCGCTTCAGCCCTGAGCACAGTCTTTCCAGCACATCAAGTGTGGTTTGTAAAGAAACTCTTTTGCACTCAACAAACTGAGGCCTGATGTTTGACTTTGAAATgaccaaaactgcagttcctttaaCGTCCACTCGAGGCTGCCTCCAAAAATGAGTCAATCCCCATAAACTAGgaggtggggaaaaaaaccgACACTGCATATTATTGCAGTATTTTATCAATACGTAAACAccaaatatcgatattttacgaaatgaatgaaaatactCTGAATACTACGAACAAAAGCGCTCAGCTCAACCACCATCATCCTGAGATAACGTTAGTTAGTAAACTCACATCGGCTCAAATGTGAatttgtctgtgaagacatcaaCAGATATGTGACTTTCACCCAACCGTCTGGTGATTTCCACCtttaacatttacagtttagtaaaaaaaacttttcatttCCAATGACAGTGGTGTCCTCAGTGGACTAACTATGCCACTTGTTTTCTGCAAGGCACCACCTCAGTTAATAGGAACTGGACCCGTCGTGCATGTGGGTGTCtttttgatcattctctgaGCCATCTGCCAAATCTCCTGCCGTGTTGCACATCATGTCCTAGAAGTCTCTGCTCTATATTACTTGAGTGAACCTACAGCGAACTTAGCCCGCAACCCTGTCATACAAATATGGCCACAAATATAGCTCCAATAATCCAAAACACTCACGATGACTATAAATCAAAATGTAACTTTGCTAACCAAGTCTAAATGGTTCATTCAGTCTAAGGAAGCAAAATAGCATTAAGTTTGGATCTTGGTTACCGTGGGCTTATGATGATTAAATGGATCAAGCATACAAATCATAGAGcaaacagttttatttgctCTAATTATTATTGTGACAAGTTTCCCTACAAAATCGAATTTATGTGCTAGAAGGAAATGATCATGACCCATGATCAAATTGTTCCCTAAAGTTCCCAGGACTGAGGCGCAAACATAATTCCATGTCAAGAGCACCTTAGGATTCATAGTGCTGATGTTCTTCCAGTGCTGCAGGTCATTTTAAACTGTCACCTTTAATCATAAGACAGATAAAAGGGATATGACGGTGTCAAAGCTGTCCACACAGAGGAATACATTCTGCTTGGACAACAATCACGACAGTCACACAtgttgaaaataaacaaaaaacatctgatTTAAAGGTGGCAGTGCAAATCAGACAGTACCATGTGACTATAACTAATTGGAATACATCTGCAAAGCAAACTTATGTTAAAACGTTTTCCATCTTTTCCACCTCGTTTAAGATTGTTTTGTCATACAAATTATTCACATCATCTTTAAGAGTGCATTCGAAGTGATAACCCGTGAAACAAGAGGAAAATAGAACAAATAAAGCTGGATCACTGTATGAAATCCacaattatttttaagttaacaaGAACATAGACTTGGGGTTTCCCTAAACGTTACTCTATATAAGCTCATAAGTGTTCCAAGTGCACAAAACTAATGACTTGTATTTACTTGCATAAACTCAGCAGCAGTCAGTTGACCGAGAATGTCACATTTCACCTCTGTGTTGTTATCTGTTACTCTAATGAACTCCAGCCATTAAATCTAATGGCTCCTAAAGATAAATTTTCAAATGCACTAAacatgatgcaatgatcggggaccattcttaatttcgttgttctcatgacaatgacaataaagtttctgatgatGATGGGATGATCCATAGTCTTCACAGTCAAAAGCCATTGATTTTCTTGGTTCTGTTCGCAAACAGGTCCGCTAATTATCTGCCAAATATTTCCCTGTGAAACACAATAAGACATGTCAGATAGTTGGGAAGTGTCcgtgtgcatttatattaacaaaCCACAGACTGAAGACAGTCAGCCACTGTTTCTGATGCTTAAACTGACCTGCAGCAAATCTCTTCTTGACCAATGATAGCCGGTAGCCAGTCCCGACCAGCTGGATGTCACAGCCTGACAGAGTGCTTCCTTCGCTTGTGAACTGGACTGTCAGCTGGGAGGGTTTACAGGGACCCTCGATCATCTGGAACCGGCCCAGGAGAGCCCCTACTCCTGCCAGACATGTGATATTTGTGTAACGGGACCAAaagattttacttttaaaatccaaagaagaagaagatgaagtagaaattaaaaatgttaaatattatgaACATGGCAAAAATGAATACTTGCCTCCATTCTCAGACCTGTGAGACAGGCTTGGGATTTTCCACTGTATTGTCTGCTGCTCCGGATTCCTATATGAGGAAAGAAATTCCATGTTACATGTTACTCTCTCACATGTACTCTAAAGAGCAGATATAATAATACGATGAATACAGTGCATATCAATAATACACAGGCAACTGTGCCAATATTTATACACacttatataaatacagagtatGAAAATAATATAGCCTAGTTTCTACAAATAGATGGTAAAAGGTAGACGGTTGATGCACTAACATACACGTCAGTTTGCTCAGTTTACAATACTATCTCGGCCTTAGCCTCTCAATACGACCACATACTAAGAGTCCTTGTCACCAGGAATCCTCACCAGGTGGCAGGTGGGATCATGGCCTGTAGTTTGGCAATGCCTCCATCAACAGGAACCAGGAAGTTGATGTCGTGAAGCGGCACCGGGGCAGCCAGAGCCTCCGTGTTGTATTTGTAGTCTATTCTAAGGTCTATGTTGGTGCCATCGCCACGCCAGCTCACTGCCAGGTTCAAAGGAGTGGACTGGATCCCGTCTGCTGAGACCTAAATGGCAAAGACAAAGAAGACAGTGAGATAACTGGATAgatagaaaaaatataaaaacacatccGTGAATATTAACGGATATTATATACCTGATACTTGATCATATCCACATTGTAGTATGTCGCCTGAGGCTTCTGTTCAGCCACTTTCTTTAGATGGCTAATCAAGTTTGGCATATTTACCCAGAACTCCTTTCTGTCTACACTGTCTGTAGTGGAATCACTAAGGGATGAGAGGAACATCTTTGATTCAGCCAGCATGAAGTAACACTATGAATCTCTTTTGTTTGGACTGTAAAAATGGGCAACTGTCCGCTCCAGTATATGTTTGTCTGTAATCTTCATCTTACCAGCACAGCAGCTGTGGATTAGGGAGGACCTGCTCCAGTCGGTTGTAGTTGCTGATGCTAAAAGTGAGGATAGGTTGAGCTGGGTGGCTCGCAAAGTGCCTGGTTATGCCAGCGGGGAAGGACAGCACCATCTCCCCTGTGATCTTCACAACACATCTGAGGCAGAGAGAGGACTCAAactaaacaaaatataaagctcACAGATCCCTCTCAGTATAAAAACCCTGAATACAAAGAACTGTGTACCTAATTAGGCTTAAAACAACCTAGCCCAGTCTGCCTTAGAAACATTCCCCTGTCTGCAATTATTAGCAGTGCAGTGTTTCAGTTTTAGCATAAATCCATGCTGACATGATGTCAGTGCATTTTTAATGTAAGCCTACTTGCTGGGGTCAGCGCCTTTAAAGTAGGCATTGATGGTTTCTGTGAAGGCAGCTGCCACTGGCAGAGTGTCTTGGGGTCCCATGGTGAGTGGACTGGGACCTCTGGAGCACcctaaaacacacataaacacaagtgACACTGCTATAACATCTCCTTATAAAACCGTAGTTGGGTTATATCTTACTTGCCTGAAAGTAGGtttcacacacagaggacagaatAGTTCAAAAACAATTAAAGCAAAACCAAAGCCTCGATCATGGATCTGGATTCTAAGTAAGTGAGCAGGAGATGGGGATGGGTGGCAGCACTCTTGTGGACACAGCCAGTAAAGAAACGGGGCAGGTGCGTACAGTGCATGCACTGGTGTCACTAAAGCAGCACTATAGCTCAACTCACCTTCAAAAGCTAAATAAAACCTGCCGTGGTCAAACCATACCAGAGGCTGCGAGGCCTCTGAGTGAGCAGAGACATCAGGAAGAGAGAATCATGGAGAGGGACAAGACTGTGAGGCAAGGACACGATGAGTGACAGACAACATGTGGACTGAGATGCGCAGCTAAGCCGCAGAGACGAGCATGACAGCCATCTTGCTGGTAGCATACCTGTGGTGGACAAGTTGAGGTCCCTTCCTAAAGTTGGGGTGGACGCTGCACTCTGTGAGGTAATGGAGGAGATTGATGAAGAGCTCTCTGCCCGGGCCAGGGGGGCAAAAGGCGGGGGGCTGCTTGAAACTGGCGGACTGAATGGCCGGGTCTGGAGATGTAACACAAGTTATTTTGTTCAGAATGAAAAAACACAGTCTCAGGAACAAAAGATAAAtgagggggggagagagagggtaaaagaaaagaaagggctTTTCCCACATACCAGGTCTGTGATCGGTTTCCCCGGGGGCAGCTTTGGTCGGGAGGacggacgaggaggaggaggcggagggaCTGGGCTGCCTCGAGACTGAGGTGTGGTAGGACGAGCTGGAGATGAGGGGCCTGTGGCACATACCAGTGTCTGTGGTTAGCACAGCCTTCAGTTCACAGTGACGGAGATTTTTATTGCCGCACTTCCCTTCTATCAGCTGTGTTTGGAGAGAAACTGTTGTGCGAGACTCTGGTTGGTTCTGGCATGAAATAAAATTGCTGTTGAGATTTTTGTAGGTGTTCTTCTGATTcacgtgaaaaaaaaatctgtaggaAGACGTTACCGCTTGATCTCTGTGCTGATAGAAAGCATCCTGTAATTTTCATACTGGTCTGATGTGGGATGCTTGTTCTCGGTATTCACCAATTGAATGATGGTATATGTTAAACAAGACCATTTAAGCATTTTCAGCAGTCCCCCTTTAAAATATCAACATTATATTTCCTTATATTTCTGGAAAGATAAGACCTGTTATGCACTACAAACAAAACGCTGTCATTTCAGAATCACAACACTAGATGTCACTAAAGTTTGACCTGCTCAtctctgtgatttttatttttgtggctGTGCTGGTGGCCTCGTCATTCTCACTTttttcaaagcaaacaaaattaaAGGACACTgcagaatttaaataaaaaacattaatcGTGCTTGGTGTAAATGAATCTCGAAGAGGCCACTGTGCGTGTTTGCAGCAACACAAGAGTACTCACTGCTGCCTGAGTAGGGTCCCGGGGAAGACATGATAGACCTGTAGGTagttggaggaagaggaggtggcGTGCCCCTGAAGCTTGGCGTCAGCTCTCTGGGGGAACCCACAAAGTCTGGTACATCTTCTCTCAGGTTTACACCTTCTGGAGTCCTCTTACCCCCTAAACCCCCAAGGACCAGTGGAGACGTGACTCCAGCACGAGGGGATCTACGCTCCGCTGGCAGAGGAGGCACAGGGCTGATGGGGGCAGGGGAGGAAGAGTACTCTGCAAACTGCAGCATCTCCTCATCAATAGCATCCTCTTCAGGGCACCCAGGAGGGGAATTAGAGGGGGAGAATTCTGGGGGCAGAGGAGGGGCTGGTTCATCTGGCGGAGGAGGTCCGAGTAGAATGGAGGGAGGCGAGTCTGGCGGAGTGAAACGAGGAGGAGACCCAGGGGAAAACGGCGGAGGTGAAGGTGGGGGTTCGTTTGGAGGTGGTCCAGGCGAGAGGCAGGGGGTGGAAGGGGTGGATGAAGGTGTGTCTGGCGGAGGAGAGTCGGGTGGCGGAGGTGGAGCCGGTTCATCGGGCGGTGGGGGCCTGTCATCAGTGAAAGTAACCCATCTGGGAG includes:
- the LOC113010575 gene encoding SH3-containing GRB2-like protein 3-interacting protein 1 isoform X1, which produces MMQGLKNRTRKALGLRKKDKDKETTSSPDKEGSGSGKKGSKKANGAPNGFYGEIDWDRYASPDVDEEGFSLRPGDEGDAASKEKHFFSSSDSEDDEDSKKKFKIKIKPLVSDSAKCVLPSMDELKASVGGLALSPSLRRSPRHSPMKRNLSCEEIARPRRSTPIPSPAPETQSDRLSQNTPAFFELPLERKYARYDVVPSDAWGDSRPRSESQLSRSFPTGAPPPLPPKNIPSRSHYGYPSESAADLPNGRAARSSAPIYLNVLSPASYRGSPAPDLDDVFGPMSEDTMSPRWVTFTDDRPPPPDEPAPPPPPDSPPPDTPSSTPSTPCLSPGPPPNEPPPSPPPFSPGSPPRFTPPDSPPSILLGPPPPDEPAPPLPPEFSPSNSPPGCPEEDAIDEEMLQFAEYSSSPAPISPVPPLPAERRSPRAGVTSPLVLGGLGGKRTPEGVNLREDVPDFVGSPRELTPSFRGTPPPLPPTTYRSIMSSPGPYSGSSPSSPARPTTPQSRGSPVPPPPPPRPSSRPKLPPGKPITDLTRPFSPPVSSSPPPFAPLARAESSSSISSITSQSAASTPTLGRDLNLSTTEASQPLVWFDHGRFYLAFEGCSRGPSPLTMGPQDTLPVAAAFTETINAYFKGADPSKCVVKITGEMVLSFPAGITRHFASHPAQPILTFSISNYNRLEQVLPNPQLLCCDSTTDSVDRKEFWVNMPNLISHLKKVAEQKPQATYYNVDMIKYQVSADGIQSTPLNLAVSWRGDGTNIDLRIDYKYNTEALAAPVPLHDINFLVPVDGGIAKLQAMIPPATWNPEQQTIQWKIPSLSHRSENGGVGALLGRFQMIEGPCKPSQLTVQFTSEGSTLSGCDIQLVGTGYRLSLVKKRFAAGKYLADN
- the LOC113010670 gene encoding relaxin-3-like, whose protein sequence is MHLLRKHLRKAVRYKTRSGRVLRNINMRSLPLVIVLLCMLSAAQVQTQESANTLKLCGRAFLRAVVFNCGGSRWRRFMGEEDTFPEVNREANLLKWIDVSVMERQLRDQNAALMRTCCQQGCQKSDLSMLC
- the dynlt5 gene encoding dynein light chain Tctex-type 5, producing the protein MSDKEKQQRKEKRVVKVPSNGRGKDTTGRTKDSISTVSYIDELGHHDDNARLAPTMENTYQMGPYKRFPANAATDILKDVLTSYLQEEKYEVEWSQKMTKTLCEVIRARVKELMIPRYKIVILVHIGQLTGQCMQISSRCLWDTSNDTFASHFFKNSSLFGVASVYAVYFE
- the LOC113010575 gene encoding SH3-containing GRB2-like protein 3-interacting protein 1 isoform X3, coding for MMQGLKNRTRKALGLRKKDKDKETTSSPDKEGSGSGKKGSCSPASKEKHFFSSSDSEDDEDSKKKFKIKIKPLVSDSAKCVLPSMDELKASVGGLALSPSLRRSPRHSPMKRNLSCEEIARPRRSTPIPSPAPETQSDRLSQNTPAFFELPLERKYARYDVVPSDAWGDSRPRSESQLSRSFPTGAPPPLPPKNIPSRSHYGYPSESAADLPNGRAARSSAPIYLNVLSPASYRGSPAPDLDDVFGPMSEDTMSPRWVTFTDDRPPPPDEPAPPPPPDSPPPDTPSSTPSTPCLSPGPPPNEPPPSPPPFSPGSPPRFTPPDSPPSILLGPPPPDEPAPPLPPEFSPSNSPPGCPEEDAIDEEMLQFAEYSSSPAPISPVPPLPAERRSPRAGVTSPLVLGGLGGKRTPEGVNLREDVPDFVGSPRELTPSFRGTPPPLPPTTYRSIMSSPGPYSGSSPSSPARPTTPQSRGSPVPPPPPPRPSSRPKLPPGKPITDLTRPFSPPVSSSPPPFAPLARAESSSSISSITSQSAASTPTLGRDLNLSTTEASQPLVWFDHGRFYLAFEGCSRGPSPLTMGPQDTLPVAAAFTETINAYFKGADPSKCVVKITGEMVLSFPAGITRHFASHPAQPILTFSISNYNRLEQVLPNPQLLCCDSTTDSVDRKEFWVNMPNLISHLKKVAEQKPQATYYNVDMIKYQVSADGIQSTPLNLAVSWRGDGTNIDLRIDYKYNTEALAAPVPLHDINFLVPVDGGIAKLQAMIPPATWNPEQQTIQWKIPSLSHRSENGGVGALLGRFQMIEGPCKPSQLTVQFTSEGSTLSGCDIQLVGTGYRLSLVKKRFAAGKYLADN
- the LOC113010575 gene encoding SH3-containing GRB2-like protein 3-interacting protein 1 isoform X2; the protein is MMQGLKNRTRKALGLRKKDKDKETTSSPDKEGSGSGKKGSKKANGAPNGFYGEIDWDRYASPDVDEEGFSLRPGDEGDAASKEKHFFSSSDSEDDEDSKKKFKIKIKPLVSDSAKCVLPSMDELKASVGGLALSPSLRRSPRHSPMKRNLSCEEIARPRRSTPIPSPAPETQSDRLSQNTPAFFELPLERKYARYDVVPSDAWGDSRPRSESQLSRSFPTGAPPPLPPKNIPSRSHYGYPSESAADLPNGRAARSSAPIYLNVLSPASYRGSPAPDLDDVFGPMSEDTMSPRWVTFTDDRPPPPDEPAPPPPPDSPPPDTPSSTPSTPCLSPGPPPNEPPPSPPPFSPGSPPRFTPPDSPPSILLGPPPPDEPAPPLPPEFSPSNSPPGCPEEDAIDEEMLQFAEYSSSPAPISPVPPLPAERRSPRAGVTSPLVLGGLGGKRTPEGVNLREDVPDFVGSPRELTPSFRGTPPPLPPTTYRSIMSSPGPYSGSSPSSPARPTTPQSRGSPVPPPPPPRPSSRPKLPPGKPITDLTRPFSPPVSSSPPPFAPLARAESSSSISSITSQSAASTPTLGRDLNLSTTGCSRGPSPLTMGPQDTLPVAAAFTETINAYFKGADPSKCVVKITGEMVLSFPAGITRHFASHPAQPILTFSISNYNRLEQVLPNPQLLCCDSTTDSVDRKEFWVNMPNLISHLKKVAEQKPQATYYNVDMIKYQVSADGIQSTPLNLAVSWRGDGTNIDLRIDYKYNTEALAAPVPLHDINFLVPVDGGIAKLQAMIPPATWNPEQQTIQWKIPSLSHRSENGGVGALLGRFQMIEGPCKPSQLTVQFTSEGSTLSGCDIQLVGTGYRLSLVKKRFAAGKYLADN